The Micromonospora sp. M71_S20 genome has a window encoding:
- a CDS encoding FAD-binding oxidoreductase, which yields MCAVRVDHHPVDHDGAVVRLRQSYAAVPAGEPVRLAKRTSNLFRPRSAPRAPGLDVSGLTGVLAVDPVARTADVQGMCTYEDLVDATLPHGLMPLVVPQLRTITLGGAVTGLGIESTSFRNGLPHESVVEMDVLTGSGGIVTARPEGEHADLFAAFPNSLGSLGYATRLRIELQPVRRFVALRNVRFTRLEALADALAEVSATRSWAGEAVDAMDGVMFSPGEAYLVLGTFTDDAPPASDYTGQDIYYRSLRRRTHDALTTYDYLWRWDTDWFWCSAAFGVQHPVLRRVWPARWRRSDVYHRLVRLEHRHGVAARIDRLRGQPARERVVQDVEIPLERMAEFLRWFARTVGMTPVWLCPLRLREPSGPGSARAWPLYPLRAGQNYVNVGFWGSVPIAAGAADGDVNRAIERMVSESGGHKSLYSDAYYDRESFDRLYGGATWRAVRDRYDPDHRLTGLYEKAVARA from the coding sequence ATGTGTGCGGTCCGTGTGGATCATCATCCGGTCGACCACGACGGTGCGGTGGTCCGGTTGCGACAGTCGTACGCGGCGGTGCCCGCGGGCGAACCGGTGCGGCTGGCCAAGCGCACCTCCAACCTGTTCCGCCCGCGGTCCGCCCCGCGCGCACCGGGCCTGGACGTCAGCGGGCTCACGGGCGTGCTCGCCGTGGACCCGGTCGCCCGCACGGCCGACGTGCAGGGCATGTGCACCTACGAGGACCTGGTCGACGCGACCCTGCCGCACGGGCTGATGCCGCTGGTGGTGCCGCAGTTGCGCACCATCACCCTCGGTGGGGCCGTGACCGGGCTCGGCATCGAGTCGACGTCGTTCCGCAACGGACTGCCGCACGAGTCGGTGGTCGAGATGGACGTGCTCACCGGGTCCGGCGGGATCGTCACCGCCCGTCCGGAGGGGGAGCACGCCGACCTCTTCGCGGCGTTCCCCAACTCGCTGGGCAGCCTGGGCTACGCCACCCGGCTGCGCATCGAGCTCCAGCCGGTACGCCGCTTCGTGGCCCTGCGCAACGTCCGGTTCACCCGGCTGGAGGCGCTCGCCGACGCGCTCGCCGAGGTGAGCGCGACCCGGTCCTGGGCGGGGGAGGCGGTGGACGCGATGGACGGGGTGATGTTCAGCCCCGGCGAGGCGTACCTGGTGCTCGGCACCTTCACCGACGACGCGCCGCCGGCCAGCGACTACACGGGCCAGGACATCTACTACCGCTCGCTGCGCCGGCGCACGCACGACGCACTGACCACGTACGACTATCTCTGGCGCTGGGACACCGACTGGTTCTGGTGCTCGGCGGCGTTCGGCGTGCAGCACCCGGTGCTCCGGCGGGTCTGGCCGGCGCGGTGGCGGCGCAGCGACGTCTACCACCGGCTGGTCCGGTTGGAGCACCGCCACGGCGTGGCCGCCCGGATCGACCGCCTGCGCGGCCAGCCGGCGCGCGAGCGGGTGGTGCAGGACGTGGAGATCCCGCTGGAGCGGATGGCGGAGTTCCTGCGCTGGTTCGCCCGCACCGTCGGGATGACCCCGGTCTGGCTCTGCCCGCTGCGGCTGCGTGAGCCCTCCGGTCCGGGATCGGCCCGGGCCTGGCCGCTCTATCCGCTCCGGGCCGGGCAGAACTACGTCAACGTCGGCTTCTGGGGCAGCGTGCCGATCGCGGCGGGCGCCGCCGACGGCGACGTCAACCGCGCGATCGAGCGCATGGTGTCGGAGTCGGGCGGCCACAAGTCGCTCTACTCCGACGCGTACTACGACCGGGAATCGTTCGACCGGCTCTACGGCGGCGCGACGTGGCGCGCGGTCAGGGACCGCTACGACCCGGACCACCGGCTCACCGGACTGTACGAGAAGGCGGTAGCACGAGCATGA
- a CDS encoding DUF427 domain-containing protein yields the protein MPRAVWNDLVVAESDDTVLVEGNHYFPRAALRADLIRESDTHTVCPWKGTASYYTLEHDGRTSADAVWYYPEPKPEAEMVRDRVAFWKDVRVVD from the coding sequence ATGCCGAGAGCCGTCTGGAACGACCTGGTCGTGGCCGAGAGCGACGACACCGTGCTGGTCGAGGGGAACCACTACTTCCCGCGCGCCGCCCTGCGCGCCGACCTGATCCGCGAGTCCGACACGCACACCGTCTGCCCGTGGAAGGGCACCGCGTCCTACTACACCCTGGAACACGACGGCCGGACCAGCGCCGACGCGGTCTGGTACTACCCGGAGCCGAAGCCGGAGGCGGAGATGGTCCGCGACCGGGTCGCCTTCTGGAAGGACGTCCGGGTCGTCGACTGA
- a CDS encoding VWA domain-containing protein, producing the protein MAGDRFRYGQWRGGPDPLAPPYDVRGAVDAVGAEVLAGGSLREALRGLLRQGPQGRGGLDDLAARARRLRREALRRGDLDGAVTRARALLDQALAAERDELRGRDDDDARFAEAVLDNLPRSTARAVAELTGYRWTSDEARRTYQRILDGLRDDVLGQRFAGLRDAVRASADPAAQQRLAEMMRDLNDLLARHARSEDTTDAFAEFMRRHGAFFPEQPADVDELVDVLARRSAAGERLMRSLSDRQREELAGLMRQSLGDRLAGELSALDANLRALRPDLHGGPGERVRGERPLGYGEAAGALGEIAELDGLLDQLDQEHPGATLDDVDVDAVARTLGRDAADDVRRLRELERELRRQGWVSRDADGLTLSPKALRRLGGTALRRVFADLTAGPRGQHDLRSAGAAGEVSGGSRPWEYGDEQPLDVVRTLTRAVRRAGSGVPVRLAVEDFEVVETELRASAAVVLCVDLSYSMISQGRWGPMKQTALALAHLMATRFPQDALQIVGFGLEALPLTQQELAAVEPDLRQGTNLQHALRLAARHLRRHPDAEPVVLVVTDGEPTAHLDPDDGEALFHWPSLPETIEATVREVDRLARYGATLNLFMLGDDPGLRRFVDAVARRSKGRMFTPDLEDLGEYVVSDYLRTRQPRRR; encoded by the coding sequence ATGGCCGGCGACCGGTTCCGGTACGGGCAGTGGCGGGGCGGCCCCGACCCGCTCGCGCCCCCGTACGACGTGCGGGGGGCGGTGGACGCCGTCGGTGCCGAGGTGCTCGCCGGCGGCAGCCTCCGGGAGGCGCTGCGGGGCCTGCTGCGGCAGGGGCCCCAGGGGCGCGGGGGCCTCGACGACCTTGCCGCCCGGGCCAGGCGGCTGCGCCGGGAGGCGTTGCGCCGGGGCGACCTGGACGGGGCGGTCACCCGGGCCCGGGCCCTGCTCGACCAGGCGCTCGCCGCCGAGCGGGACGAGCTGCGCGGGCGCGACGACGACGACGCGCGGTTCGCCGAGGCGGTGCTGGACAACCTGCCCCGCTCGACGGCCCGCGCCGTGGCGGAGCTGACCGGTTACCGGTGGACCAGCGACGAGGCCCGCCGGACGTACCAGCGGATCCTCGACGGGCTGCGCGACGACGTGCTCGGCCAGCGCTTCGCCGGGCTGCGCGACGCGGTGCGCGCCTCGGCGGACCCGGCCGCGCAGCAGCGGCTGGCCGAGATGATGCGCGACCTCAACGACCTGCTGGCCCGGCACGCCCGGTCGGAGGACACCACCGACGCCTTCGCCGAGTTCATGCGCCGGCACGGGGCGTTCTTCCCCGAGCAGCCGGCCGACGTCGACGAACTGGTCGACGTGCTGGCCCGGCGGTCCGCCGCCGGCGAGCGGCTGATGCGCTCGCTGTCCGACCGCCAGCGCGAGGAACTGGCCGGCCTGATGCGGCAGTCGCTCGGCGACCGGCTCGCCGGGGAGCTGTCCGCGCTGGACGCCAACCTCCGCGCGCTCCGCCCCGACCTGCACGGGGGCCCGGGCGAGCGGGTGCGCGGCGAGCGGCCGCTCGGCTACGGCGAGGCCGCCGGGGCGCTCGGCGAGATCGCCGAGCTGGACGGGCTGCTGGACCAGCTCGACCAGGAGCATCCGGGCGCGACCCTGGACGACGTCGACGTCGACGCGGTGGCCCGGACGCTGGGCCGCGACGCCGCCGACGACGTACGCCGGCTGCGGGAGCTGGAGCGGGAGCTGCGCCGGCAGGGGTGGGTGAGCCGGGACGCCGACGGGCTGACCCTGAGCCCGAAGGCGCTGCGCCGGCTCGGCGGCACGGCGCTGCGGCGCGTCTTCGCGGACCTGACGGCCGGGCCGCGCGGCCAGCACGACCTGCGCTCGGCGGGCGCCGCCGGCGAGGTCAGCGGCGGCTCCCGGCCGTGGGAGTACGGCGACGAGCAGCCCCTCGACGTGGTGCGGACGCTGACCCGGGCGGTCCGCCGCGCCGGCTCCGGCGTGCCGGTGCGGTTGGCCGTCGAGGACTTCGAGGTGGTGGAGACCGAGCTGCGGGCCTCGGCGGCGGTGGTGCTCTGCGTCGACCTCTCCTACTCGATGATCTCCCAGGGCCGGTGGGGCCCGATGAAGCAGACCGCGCTGGCGCTGGCGCACCTGATGGCCACCCGGTTCCCCCAGGACGCGTTGCAGATCGTCGGCTTCGGCCTGGAGGCGCTGCCGCTGACCCAGCAGGAGCTGGCCGCCGTCGAGCCCGACCTGCGGCAGGGCACGAACCTCCAGCACGCGCTGCGGCTGGCCGCCCGGCACCTGCGGCGGCACCCGGACGCCGAGCCGGTGGTGCTGGTGGTCACCGACGGGGAGCCGACCGCCCACCTGGACCCGGACGACGGGGAGGCGCTGTTCCACTGGCCGTCGCTGCCGGAGACGATCGAGGCGACCGTACGCGAGGTGGACCGGCTCGCCCGCTACGGCGCCACGCTCAACCTGTTCATGCTCGGCGACGATCCCGGCCTGCGCCGCTTCGTCGACGCCGTGGCCCGCCGCTCGAAGGGCCGCATGTTCACCCCGGACCTGGAGGACCTCGGCGAGTACGTGGTCTCCGACTACCTGCGTACCCGGCAGCCGCGCCGGCGCTGA
- a CDS encoding magnesium chelatase, whose protein sequence is MTAPSPVTQAPPAKLPGTLGELRAAGHAYRTVKQELRDNLLARMRAGADRFPGIVGYDDTVLPEVERALLAGHDMVLLGERGQGKTRLIRSLVGLLDEWTPVIAGSVLNEHPLHPLTPGTRALVAEAGDDLPVAWLHRSMRYGEKLATPDTSVGDLIGDVDPIRIAQGRTLGDPETIHFGLVPRTNRGIFAVNELPDLAERIQVALLNVLEERDIQVRGYQLRLPLDLFLVASANPEDYTNRGRIITPLKDRFGAEVRTHYPVDLDLELALIRQEADLVAEVPEHVLEVLARFARAVRESPSVDPRSGVSARFAIAAAETVAAAALRRAGLLAAAEPAEGVRPEAPVARVGDAVSVTSTLRGKVEFESGEEGREVEILGHLLRTATADTFRSRLAGLDLSGFTALVDDDAVIETGELVGSAELLRQVGTVPGLAKALDRLGLGDAPTPEQVAAGVEFVLEGLHLTRRLGKDVTDSGRTRYGGRA, encoded by the coding sequence GTGACTGCGCCTTCCCCGGTTACCCAGGCCCCACCGGCCAAACTGCCCGGCACGCTCGGCGAGCTGCGGGCGGCCGGCCACGCGTACCGCACGGTCAAGCAGGAACTCCGCGACAACCTCCTGGCCCGGATGCGTGCCGGCGCCGACCGCTTCCCCGGCATCGTCGGCTACGACGACACGGTGCTGCCCGAGGTCGAGCGGGCCCTGCTCGCCGGGCACGACATGGTGCTGCTGGGCGAGCGGGGCCAGGGCAAGACCCGGCTCATCCGCTCCCTCGTCGGCCTGCTCGACGAGTGGACCCCGGTGATCGCCGGCTCGGTGCTCAACGAGCACCCGCTGCACCCGCTCACGCCGGGCACGCGGGCGCTGGTCGCCGAGGCCGGCGACGACCTGCCGGTGGCGTGGCTGCACCGCTCGATGCGCTACGGCGAGAAGCTGGCCACCCCGGACACCAGCGTCGGCGACCTGATCGGCGACGTCGACCCGATCCGCATCGCCCAGGGGCGCACCCTCGGCGACCCGGAGACCATCCACTTCGGCCTGGTCCCGCGCACCAACCGGGGCATCTTCGCCGTCAACGAGCTGCCCGACCTGGCCGAGCGGATCCAGGTGGCGCTGCTCAACGTGCTGGAGGAGCGGGACATCCAGGTCCGCGGCTACCAGCTGCGGCTGCCGCTGGACCTGTTCCTGGTGGCCAGCGCCAACCCGGAGGACTACACCAACCGGGGCCGGATCATCACTCCGCTGAAGGACCGCTTCGGCGCCGAGGTCCGCACCCACTACCCGGTCGACCTCGATCTGGAACTGGCCCTGATCCGGCAGGAGGCCGACCTGGTCGCCGAGGTGCCGGAGCACGTGCTGGAGGTCCTCGCGCGGTTCGCCCGCGCGGTGCGCGAGTCGCCGTCGGTGGACCCGCGCTCCGGGGTCTCCGCCCGGTTCGCCATCGCCGCCGCCGAGACGGTCGCCGCCGCCGCGTTGCGCCGCGCCGGCCTGCTCGCCGCGGCGGAGCCCGCCGAGGGGGTGCGCCCGGAGGCGCCGGTCGCCCGGGTCGGCGACGCGGTGTCGGTGACGTCGACCCTGCGCGGCAAGGTCGAGTTCGAGAGCGGCGAGGAGGGCCGGGAGGTCGAGATCCTCGGCCACCTGCTGCGGACCGCGACCGCCGACACGTTCCGGTCCCGGCTGGCCGGGCTGGACCTCTCCGGCTTCACCGCGCTGGTCGACGACGACGCGGTGATCGAGACCGGGGAGCTGGTCGGCTCCGCCGAGTTGCTGCGCCAGGTGGGCACTGTTCCCGGCCTGGCCAAGGCGCTGGACCGGCTCGGGCTGGGCGACGCGCCCACCCCGGAGCAGGTCGCGGCCGGCGTGGAGTTCGTCCTGGAGGGGCTGCACCTGACCCGCCGGCTCGGCAAGGACGTCACCGACTCCGGCCGGACCCGCTACGGCGGCCGGGCCTGA
- a CDS encoding response regulator transcription factor — MTTGTATATGVLIVDDDELIRVGLRAILDAQPDLRVLGEATDGAEVPPLVARLRPRVVLMDVRMPGIDGIQATRRLLATSADPPRVLVVTTFENDEYVYDALRAGASGFLLKRARPAEVVEAVRVVARGESLLFPAAIRRLAGAYGGRGADRLAAARLTDREAEVLRLMTTGLSNPEIAAHLVVGVETVKTHVGNVLAKLGVRDRTQAVIAAYESGFVTPSG; from the coding sequence ATGACGACCGGAACCGCGACGGCCACGGGCGTGCTGATCGTCGACGACGACGAACTGATCCGGGTCGGGCTGCGGGCCATCCTCGACGCCCAGCCCGACCTGCGGGTGCTCGGCGAGGCCACCGACGGCGCGGAGGTGCCGCCGCTGGTCGCCCGGCTGCGCCCCCGGGTGGTGCTGATGGACGTGCGGATGCCCGGCATCGACGGCATCCAGGCCACCCGGCGGCTGCTCGCCACCTCCGCCGACCCGCCGCGGGTGCTGGTGGTCACCACCTTCGAGAACGACGAGTACGTCTACGACGCGCTCCGCGCCGGGGCCAGCGGGTTCCTGCTCAAGCGGGCCCGGCCCGCCGAGGTGGTGGAGGCGGTCCGGGTGGTCGCGCGGGGCGAGTCGCTGCTCTTCCCCGCCGCCATCCGCCGCCTCGCCGGGGCGTACGGGGGGCGGGGCGCCGACCGGCTGGCCGCCGCCCGGCTCACCGACCGGGAGGCCGAGGTGCTCCGGCTGATGACCACCGGACTGTCCAACCCGGAGATCGCCGCGCACCTGGTGGTCGGGGTGGAGACCGTGAAGACCCACGTCGGCAACGTGCTGGCCAAGCTCGGCGTCCGCGACCGCACCCAGGCGGTGATCGCGGCGTACGAGTCGGGGTTCGTCACCCCGTCGGGCTGA
- a CDS encoding sensor histidine kinase gives MKPRTVLAPLTAGSTWRRGVFLLLGGVLVLPYVLLAVAFAQMLTRSDVPRPLVLALLGVAATIAAVPVFLDGPRALEIAAARALLGVDLPDPAPGHAVDRETRLRSALWIGLHLVSGGLVVAALFSAVPMALAFIGQQFGLDTGMAGGDRLGPLDGRDTGWLTLAGVVVLVALGYAVAGLGALAVSMAPVLLGPAQAERIAALEARTTRLAERNRLARELHDSVGHALTVATLQAGAARELLDQDPEFVRRALGAIEEAGRTAMDDLDHVLGLLREPDGRRAAPAPQRTLADLDRLVADTRAAGLPVDARRTGDPADLPAAVSREGYRIVQEGLTNAARYGRGPVTLRLDVHADALELELENAVGRRRRDDPGRGGRGLDGMRERVLLLGGRLTVGPDGDRWRIRVRLPFERTP, from the coding sequence GTGAAGCCCCGCACGGTCCTCGCCCCGCTGACGGCCGGCAGCACCTGGCGGCGCGGCGTGTTCCTGCTGCTCGGCGGGGTGCTCGTGTTGCCGTACGTGCTGCTGGCGGTGGCCTTCGCCCAGATGCTGACCCGGTCGGACGTGCCCCGGCCGCTGGTGCTGGCCCTGCTCGGCGTCGCGGCGACCATCGCGGCGGTGCCGGTCTTCCTCGACGGCCCCCGCGCGTTGGAGATCGCCGCCGCGCGGGCCCTGCTCGGCGTCGACCTGCCGGACCCGGCGCCCGGGCACGCCGTCGACCGGGAGACCCGGCTGCGCTCGGCGCTCTGGATCGGGCTGCACCTGGTCAGCGGCGGACTGGTGGTGGCCGCCCTGTTCAGCGCCGTGCCGATGGCGCTGGCCTTCATCGGGCAGCAGTTCGGGCTCGACACCGGAATGGCCGGCGGCGACCGGCTCGGGCCGCTCGACGGGCGGGACACCGGCTGGCTGACCCTCGCCGGCGTCGTCGTGCTGGTGGCGCTCGGCTACGCCGTGGCCGGGCTGGGCGCGCTGGCGGTGTCGATGGCCCCGGTGCTGCTCGGCCCGGCCCAGGCGGAACGGATCGCGGCCCTGGAGGCGCGCACCACCCGGCTCGCCGAACGCAACCGGCTGGCCCGGGAGCTGCACGACTCGGTGGGCCACGCCCTCACCGTCGCCACCCTCCAGGCCGGGGCCGCCCGCGAGCTGCTCGACCAGGACCCGGAGTTCGTCCGGCGCGCGCTGGGCGCGATCGAGGAGGCCGGGCGGACCGCCATGGACGACCTGGACCACGTGCTGGGCCTGCTCCGCGAGCCCGACGGCCGGCGGGCCGCGCCGGCGCCGCAGCGTACGCTCGCCGACCTGGACCGGCTGGTGGCCGACACCCGCGCGGCCGGCCTGCCGGTCGACGCCCGGCGCACCGGCGACCCGGCCGACCTGCCGGCGGCGGTCTCCCGGGAGGGCTACCGGATTGTCCAGGAAGGGCTGACCAACGCGGCCCGGTACGGTCGGGGACCGGTCACGCTGCGCCTCGACGTGCACGCCGACGCGCTGGAGCTGGAACTGGAGAACGCGGTGGGCCGGCGCCGCCGCGACGACCCGGGGCGGGGCGGCCGGGGCCTGGACGGGATGCGGGAGCGGGTGCTGCTGCTCGGCGGCCGGCTGACCGTCGGGCCGGACGGCGACCGCTGGCGCATCCGGGTGCGACTGCCGTTCGAGAGGACCCCATGA
- a CDS encoding hemerythrin domain-containing protein: MDDITALILDDHAAFRRGFARLDDARDEHELLAIWDALALHLDVHAEAEEAILYPHLVRHGDDGEAETVDAIGDHNKIRDAVAESKLHPVGSDEWWAAVRTARRENSEHLAEEEDEALPDFRRHASDELRAELGRRWLTFHGEHKLGRDLAFADKDPQRYVDEHRR; the protein is encoded by the coding sequence ATGGACGACATCACCGCACTGATCCTCGACGACCACGCGGCCTTCCGACGGGGCTTCGCCCGCCTCGACGACGCCCGCGACGAGCACGAGCTGCTGGCGATCTGGGACGCGCTCGCCCTGCACCTGGACGTGCACGCCGAGGCGGAGGAGGCGATCCTCTACCCGCACCTGGTCCGCCACGGCGATGACGGCGAGGCCGAGACCGTCGACGCGATCGGCGACCACAACAAGATCCGCGACGCCGTCGCCGAGTCGAAGCTGCACCCGGTGGGCTCCGACGAGTGGTGGGCGGCGGTGCGTACCGCCCGCCGGGAGAACAGCGAGCACCTCGCCGAGGAGGAGGACGAGGCGCTGCCCGACTTCCGCCGGCACGCGAGCGACGAGCTGAGGGCCGAGCTGGGCCGTCGCTGGCTGACCTTCCACGGCGAGCACAAGTTGGGCCGCGACCTGGCCTTCGCCGACAAGGACCCGCAGCGCTACGTCGACGAACACCGCCGCTGA
- a CDS encoding aldo/keto reductase: MRFVPLDTPKPLSKIGLGTWQFGSREWGYGPEYERRAADIVRRAVDLGITVFDTAELYGFGRSERILGEALGDDRTKVVLATKIFPILPVAPVVQQRAVASAARLGVTHLDLYQVHQANPLVADHTTMRGMRALQDVGLVGEVGVSNYGLRRWQVAEAALGRRVLSNQVRYSMVDRGPEHDLLPYAKQAGRLVIAYSPLAQGFLSGRYDAKNPPSGAVRRANPYFLPVNLERGATLIETLRQVADAHDATPSQIALAYLLRHPNVLAIPGASGVEQVERNAAAADIDLADDEHAALARAAREFRPITGLAAAPRLLRARTGK, translated from the coding sequence ATGCGTTTCGTCCCGCTCGACACCCCCAAGCCCCTGTCCAAGATCGGCCTCGGCACCTGGCAGTTCGGGTCCCGGGAGTGGGGCTACGGCCCCGAGTACGAGCGCCGGGCCGCCGACATCGTCCGGCGCGCCGTCGACCTCGGCATCACCGTCTTCGACACCGCCGAGCTGTACGGCTTCGGCCGCAGCGAGCGGATCCTCGGCGAGGCGCTCGGCGACGACCGGACGAAGGTCGTGCTCGCCACCAAGATCTTCCCGATCCTGCCGGTCGCCCCGGTGGTGCAGCAGCGGGCGGTCGCCTCGGCCGCCCGGCTCGGCGTCACCCACCTCGACCTCTACCAGGTGCACCAGGCCAACCCGCTGGTCGCCGACCACACCACCATGCGCGGCATGCGCGCGTTGCAGGACGTCGGGCTGGTCGGCGAGGTCGGCGTCAGCAACTACGGCCTGCGCCGCTGGCAGGTCGCCGAGGCGGCGCTCGGCCGGCGGGTGCTGAGCAACCAGGTCCGCTACAGCATGGTCGACCGCGGGCCCGAGCACGACCTGCTGCCGTACGCGAAGCAGGCCGGCCGCTTGGTCATCGCGTACAGCCCGCTGGCCCAGGGCTTCCTGTCCGGCCGGTACGACGCGAAGAACCCGCCGAGCGGGGCGGTGCGCCGGGCCAACCCGTACTTCCTGCCGGTGAACCTGGAGCGCGGCGCGACGCTGATCGAGACCCTGCGGCAGGTGGCCGACGCGCACGACGCCACCCCCAGCCAGATCGCCCTCGCCTACCTGCTGCGCCACCCGAACGTGCTGGCCATCCCCGGCGCCTCCGGCGTGGAGCAGGTGGAGCGCAACGCGGCGGCCGCCGACATCGACCTGGCCGACGACGAGCACGCCGCGCTCGCCCGGGCGGCCAGGGAGTTCCGCCCGATCACCGGACTCGCGGCGGCGCCCCGCCTGCTCCGGGCCCGCACCGGAAAGTGA
- the mgrA gene encoding L-glyceraldehyde 3-phosphate reductase, producing the protein MTYLAADERYDQMTYRRSGRSGLRLPAISLGLWHNFGPDRPYERQRDVVRRAFDLGVTHFDLANNYGPPPGAAEENFGRMLATDLRPYRDELVVSTKAGHLMWPGPYGEWGSRKYLISSLDQSLRRLGLDHVDIFYSHRFDPDTPLEETMGALDAVVRAGKALYVGVSNYDSAQTERAAAILRDLGTPLLINQPSYSMLNRWTEDDGLLDTLERVGAGCIAYSPLAQGLLTDRYLGGIPADSRVRTSVFLSESDLGEEKMATIRALGAVAERRGQSLAQLALVWALRDPRMTSLIIGASSVPQLEANVAALENLDLGAEELTEIERHLG; encoded by the coding sequence GTGACCTACCTCGCCGCGGATGAGCGCTACGACCAGATGACCTACCGGCGCAGCGGGCGCAGCGGACTGCGGCTGCCCGCCATCTCGCTCGGGCTGTGGCACAACTTCGGCCCGGACCGGCCGTACGAGCGGCAGCGGGACGTCGTCCGTCGCGCCTTCGACCTCGGCGTGACCCACTTCGACCTGGCCAACAACTACGGGCCGCCGCCGGGCGCCGCCGAGGAGAACTTCGGCCGGATGCTCGCCACCGACCTGAGGCCGTACCGGGACGAACTCGTCGTCTCCACCAAGGCCGGTCACCTGATGTGGCCCGGCCCGTACGGCGAGTGGGGCTCCCGCAAGTACCTGATCTCCTCGCTGGACCAGTCGCTGCGCCGCCTCGGGCTGGACCACGTCGACATCTTCTACTCGCACCGCTTCGACCCGGACACCCCGCTGGAGGAGACGATGGGCGCCCTCGACGCCGTCGTCCGGGCCGGCAAGGCGCTCTACGTCGGCGTCTCCAACTACGACTCCGCGCAGACCGAGCGGGCCGCCGCGATCCTGCGCGACCTGGGTACGCCGCTGCTGATCAACCAGCCGTCGTACTCGATGCTCAACCGCTGGACGGAGGACGACGGCCTGCTGGACACGCTGGAGCGCGTCGGCGCGGGCTGCATCGCGTACAGCCCGCTCGCCCAGGGCCTGCTCACGGACCGCTACCTGGGTGGCATCCCGGCGGACTCCCGGGTGCGCACCAGCGTCTTCCTCAGCGAGAGCGACCTCGGCGAGGAGAAGATGGCCACCATCCGGGCGCTCGGCGCGGTCGCCGAGCGGCGCGGCCAGTCGCTGGCCCAGCTCGCGCTCGTCTGGGCGCTGCGCGACCCGCGGATGACCAGCCTGATCATCGGGGCGAGCAGCGTGCCGCAGCTGGAGGCGAACGTCGCCGCGCTGGAGAACCTCGACCTCGGCGCCGAGGAGCTGACCGAGATCGAGCGCCACCTCGGCTGA
- a CDS encoding phytanoyl-CoA dioxygenase family protein, with amino-acid sequence MDHPHALTAEQSEQFRRDGHLILRGVLPTATLDALHGSFSRVVDHLARQWQQRGMITETFADLPYDQRYLRLIESSQVRVPAAWRRILVGRPVYDLWRTPELLGPVRSLIGDEVYAHGVWNARPRDPHGRTQQVAWHQDAYYYKGWDASVGPLLSVWIPLVPVDEDTACLQFVTGSHTRGWIPRDRLPNGEYGTSDAAVGDGPVSTARMEPGDAVIFTDTTLHRSTPNVSDRIRWNIDIRFAPAVDEVIRNSPRGYRCFSGADPAQVESFETWAGRYRYEPEDLLTELTNFEEGYDLDALRAFSRASPYADIY; translated from the coding sequence GTGGACCACCCCCACGCGTTGACAGCCGAGCAGTCGGAGCAGTTCCGGCGCGACGGGCACCTGATCCTGCGGGGCGTGCTCCCCACCGCGACGCTGGACGCGCTGCACGGCTCGTTCAGCCGCGTCGTCGACCACCTCGCCCGGCAGTGGCAGCAGCGGGGAATGATCACCGAGACCTTCGCCGACCTGCCGTACGACCAGCGCTACCTGCGCCTGATCGAGTCCAGTCAGGTCCGCGTGCCGGCCGCCTGGCGGCGGATCCTGGTGGGACGGCCGGTGTACGACCTGTGGCGCACCCCCGAACTGCTCGGCCCGGTGCGCAGCCTGATCGGTGACGAGGTCTACGCGCACGGCGTCTGGAACGCCCGGCCGCGCGACCCCCACGGGCGCACCCAACAGGTCGCCTGGCACCAGGACGCCTACTACTACAAGGGTTGGGACGCCTCGGTCGGGCCGCTGCTGTCGGTGTGGATCCCGCTGGTGCCCGTCGACGAGGACACGGCCTGCCTCCAGTTCGTCACCGGCTCGCACACCCGGGGCTGGATTCCCCGCGACCGCCTGCCGAACGGCGAGTACGGCACGTCGGACGCGGCCGTCGGGGACGGCCCGGTGAGCACCGCCCGGATGGAGCCCGGCGACGCGGTGATCTTCACGGACACCACGCTGCACCGCTCGACGCCCAACGTGTCGGACCGCATCCGGTGGAACATCGACATCCGGTTCGCCCCCGCGGTCGACGAGGTGATCCGTAACTCGCCGCGCGGCTACCGCTGCTTCAGCGGTGCCGACCCGGCGCAGGTCGAGTCGTTCGAGACGTGGGCCGGCCGGTACCGGTACGAGCCGGAGGACCTGCTGACGGAGCTGACGAACTTCGAGGAGGGCTACGACCTCGACGCGCTCAGGGCGTTCTCCCGGGCGTCGCCGTACGCCGACATCTACTGA